A genomic region of Pseudovibrio sp. Tun.PSC04-5.I4 contains the following coding sequences:
- a CDS encoding TRAP transporter large permease yields the protein MLLLLISLFLLLTLGVPIAYALGLSALSYFLIEQPMLIGILPQRLFAGVNNYALISLPLFILMGFVMNTGGITDRLLNLSLFFVGRFKGGLGLVNVVASMIFGGISGSSASDTASIGSVLIPEMKKRGYPASFAAGITVASSTMGMVIPPSVPMVIYAIVAQESVGQLFLGGLVPGLLIGVFQLAIVYVISKRKDYPTQPIAWTLENAVAQVKGAGLVIIMPILIVGSVVFGIATPTESAGLGVLYGLILGFFLTGVGSLKRLPASMRVAIITSAKIMMIIAFSQLYIWVLALERVPDMLAAYVVSMDLGPTALMLVIALVILIAGTFIDVSPAILLLTPVLLPAATATGVSGVQFGVVLVSGLAVGACTPPVGNCLNVCAAIARMGIGSIFMGAAPFLLGNVAVLILICLFPQLVLWVPSLAFP from the coding sequence ATGCTTTTGCTTCTCATCAGCTTGTTTTTATTGCTGACCTTGGGTGTCCCTATTGCGTATGCGCTTGGGTTATCCGCTCTCAGTTACTTTCTTATTGAGCAACCTATGCTCATCGGCATTTTGCCACAGCGGCTCTTTGCTGGCGTCAACAACTATGCTCTGATCTCTTTGCCACTATTCATCCTTATGGGCTTTGTGATGAACACGGGTGGCATCACTGATCGTCTGCTCAACTTGTCCCTGTTCTTCGTAGGACGGTTTAAAGGCGGACTGGGGCTGGTGAACGTGGTTGCCTCAATGATCTTTGGCGGCATTTCCGGTTCATCGGCATCTGACACAGCCTCAATTGGCTCGGTTCTCATTCCGGAGATGAAAAAACGCGGCTACCCGGCAAGCTTTGCAGCTGGCATTACGGTTGCCTCCTCCACGATGGGCATGGTGATCCCTCCAAGTGTGCCGATGGTTATCTATGCCATTGTGGCGCAAGAATCCGTTGGTCAGTTATTCCTTGGCGGCTTGGTTCCCGGGTTATTGATCGGCGTGTTTCAGCTTGCCATTGTTTACGTCATCTCTAAGCGCAAAGATTACCCAACACAGCCGATTGCCTGGACGCTTGAAAATGCAGTAGCTCAAGTAAAAGGCGCAGGACTTGTTATCATCATGCCAATCTTAATCGTGGGATCTGTTGTGTTCGGTATTGCTACACCGACAGAATCTGCGGGTCTTGGTGTGCTTTATGGTCTGATCCTGGGTTTCTTTCTAACTGGTGTTGGTAGCTTGAAGCGGCTTCCTGCTTCCATGCGAGTTGCCATTATCACCTCCGCTAAGATTATGATGATCATTGCTTTTTCTCAGCTCTATATCTGGGTGCTGGCTTTGGAACGCGTGCCCGACATGCTGGCTGCTTATGTTGTGAGTATGGATTTAGGCCCAACAGCTCTCATGCTTGTTATTGCTCTGGTGATCCTGATTGCAGGCACCTTCATTGATGTTAGCCCGGCAATTTTGCTTCTCACTCCCGTTTTATTGCCAGCTGCAACTGCAACGGGCGTGTCAGGAGTTCAGTTTGGGGTGGTGCTGGTGTCTGGCCTTGCTGTTGGCGCTTGCACTCCGCCTGTCGGGAACTGTTTGAACGTGTGTGCGGCAATCGCACGTATGGGCATTGGTTCCATCTTTATGGGTGCAGCTCCTTTCCTGCTTGGAAACGTAGCTGTTCTCATCCTTATTTGTCTGTTCCCACAATTGGTGCTTTGGGTGCCAAGCCTCGCCTTCCCTTAA
- a CDS encoding NAD(P)-dependent oxidoreductase, which yields MKRTGVIGLGDMGSGLAKNLIKNGFETTGLDLSEARMAAFVEMGGKPVGSLADVAKAADAVYVMVMNGDQAKAVILGPNGLAENMAEGGAVILTATIKPSEAREIGEAMAGCGVHLIDSPVSGGFPGAQGGALTMMAASADAVLDEYAPVMEAVSKTIHRVGTSAGEGQTVKSCLQSLIGSIFSATFEASALAAKAGVSGDVLFKVFSTSGAGCGVSNTALENIIDRKFEGTGSHIATMHKDLTICLDMAKDLGVPMHTASTAMQIFHAGKSKYPDGDNWVCTRVIEEIIGAELHR from the coding sequence ATGAAGCGTACAGGTGTTATCGGATTAGGGGACATGGGCAGCGGTCTTGCCAAGAACCTGATCAAAAACGGATTTGAGACAACAGGTCTGGATTTATCTGAAGCCCGTATGGCTGCCTTTGTTGAAATGGGCGGCAAACCAGTAGGCAGTCTGGCAGATGTGGCAAAAGCGGCAGATGCTGTCTATGTCATGGTGATGAACGGGGATCAGGCGAAAGCGGTGATCCTTGGTCCAAATGGCCTTGCTGAAAATATGGCTGAAGGTGGCGCTGTTATTCTCACCGCAACCATCAAGCCAAGCGAAGCACGCGAAATCGGCGAGGCGATGGCAGGCTGTGGTGTACACCTGATCGACAGCCCGGTTTCAGGCGGTTTTCCGGGGGCACAGGGCGGTGCCCTGACCATGATGGCAGCAAGTGCTGATGCTGTTCTGGATGAATATGCGCCGGTTATGGAAGCCGTTTCCAAGACCATTCATCGCGTAGGAACCAGCGCAGGTGAGGGGCAAACTGTAAAGTCCTGCCTGCAATCGCTTATTGGATCCATTTTCTCAGCCACATTCGAAGCCTCTGCTCTTGCTGCAAAAGCGGGTGTTTCCGGTGATGTGCTCTTTAAGGTGTTCTCCACGTCCGGTGCAGGGTGCGGTGTCTCCAACACAGCGCTTGAGAACATCATTGATCGCAAGTTTGAGGGGACTGGCTCCCACATTGCGACAATGCATAAGGACCTGACGATTTGTCTGGATATGGCGAAAGATCTCGGCGTGCCGATGCATACGGCCTCAACGGCCATGCAGATCTTCCATGCTGGCAAATCCAAATATCCTGATGGCGATAACTGGGTTTGTACCCGTGTCATCGAAGAAATCATCGGCGCCGAACTGCATCGCTAA
- a CDS encoding sugar phosphate isomerase/epimerase family protein, with product MKLGVICDGVSRNLSHTVDVMDEFGLEYAELQFVGDTEVGDHTAEEIIAIDTLLRDRGKPVSCLSRHIFAGMTGANKPGDDLHTKHMDALKRVIDMAHVVGSPLVRIMSPKKEQILWGHNGAERWNVANGAWDAMLPLIAPAIDVAKDAGVKLVVETGNGTMINSNYTGRKLIDDLDAKGTLQILWDPANNCWCHERAFPEGYAEAKDGYLGHIHIKDVLVDTPRATLTVKKMGEGQLADQFKPMADALRADNYDGVISFESVYHPGNNNFEDGFRQCIGLFKELFA from the coding sequence ATGAAATTAGGCGTAATTTGCGACGGCGTTAGCCGCAATCTAAGCCATACCGTAGACGTAATGGACGAGTTTGGCCTTGAATATGCAGAGCTGCAGTTTGTTGGTGACACCGAAGTGGGTGATCACACAGCAGAAGAAATTATTGCAATCGATACGTTGCTGCGTGACCGGGGCAAGCCTGTTTCCTGCCTGTCCCGGCACATTTTTGCGGGCATGACTGGAGCGAATAAACCGGGCGATGACCTGCACACAAAGCATATGGATGCATTGAAGCGCGTTATCGATATGGCGCATGTTGTTGGCAGCCCGCTGGTGCGTATCATGTCTCCCAAAAAAGAGCAAATTCTTTGGGGCCATAATGGCGCTGAGAGATGGAATGTTGCCAACGGGGCGTGGGACGCAATGTTGCCCCTGATCGCTCCTGCAATCGATGTTGCTAAGGATGCCGGTGTTAAACTGGTGGTTGAAACTGGTAACGGCACCATGATCAACTCCAATTACACCGGTCGTAAGCTCATCGACGACCTGGATGCGAAAGGTACACTGCAAATTCTCTGGGATCCGGCAAACAACTGCTGGTGCCATGAGCGCGCATTCCCGGAAGGATATGCTGAGGCAAAAGATGGGTATCTTGGCCATATCCATATCAAGGACGTCCTTGTCGATACTCCGCGTGCGACACTGACCGTGAAGAAAATGGGTGAGGGTCAGCTTGCAGACCAGTTCAAGCCAATGGCGGATGCTCTGCGCGCGGACAATTATGACGGTGTGATCTCCTTTGAGAGCGTTTACCACCCGGGCAATAACAATTTTGAAGATGGCTTCCGCCAGTGCATCGGGTTGTTTAAAGAACTGTTTGCCTAG
- a CDS encoding IS256 family transposase: MTDDSVIPLVQPGEFQDALTEVLRSGAQQLLRAAIESEVMSVLSLYSDLKLPDGRQRVVRHGHLPERQVQTGVGPVTVSKPRIRDRDENAEEKIHYHSNLLPNYLRRSTSLDELIPALYLRGVSTNDVQQALSALLGVDAPNLSPDVIRGLVKSWRSLWEEWKTRDLSARNYVYMWADGIYLKARGERESRCILVLIGATPEGKKELIGFDDGYREDTQSWRELLLALKARGLQIEPKLAVGDGALGFWAALREVFGTTKAQRCWVHKTMNVLSKMPKSLQAKAKKDLQDIWMAENRADAETAFDLFIEKFEVKYPKATQCLAKDRIELLAFYDFPAEHWGHIRTTNPIESTFATVRHRTRQTKNCLSRDTAMPMVFMLIKAAEKRWQKLRGKNQLPKIIQGVIFTNGIESDANQNHAA, encoded by the coding sequence ATGACAGATGATAGTGTTATCCCGCTTGTGCAGCCAGGGGAATTTCAAGATGCGCTCACGGAAGTTTTGCGTTCGGGTGCACAGCAACTTTTGCGAGCGGCCATTGAGAGTGAAGTCATGAGCGTGCTTTCGCTTTACTCGGACTTAAAATTACCAGATGGCCGTCAGCGGGTGGTCCGGCATGGGCATTTGCCAGAGCGCCAGGTCCAAACTGGGGTTGGGCCTGTCACGGTCAGCAAACCTCGGATCCGGGATCGAGATGAGAATGCAGAAGAGAAAATTCATTACCATTCCAATCTGTTACCTAATTATCTGCGCCGTTCAACCAGTCTTGATGAATTGATCCCAGCGCTCTATTTGCGTGGGGTTTCCACCAATGATGTTCAGCAAGCTTTAAGTGCTTTGTTGGGTGTTGATGCTCCCAACCTTTCGCCGGATGTCATCCGCGGCCTTGTCAAAAGCTGGCGATCTTTATGGGAAGAGTGGAAAACTCGAGACCTGTCAGCGCGCAACTACGTTTATATGTGGGCAGATGGCATCTATCTGAAAGCCCGGGGAGAACGGGAAAGTCGCTGTATTCTGGTGTTGATCGGGGCAACACCGGAAGGCAAGAAAGAGCTGATTGGCTTTGATGATGGCTACCGGGAAGATACTCAGAGCTGGCGGGAACTATTGCTTGCTCTCAAAGCTCGTGGCCTGCAGATCGAACCGAAATTAGCAGTGGGAGATGGTGCTCTGGGTTTCTGGGCGGCATTGCGGGAAGTCTTTGGCACAACAAAAGCTCAACGCTGCTGGGTCCACAAGACAATGAACGTCCTAAGCAAAATGCCTAAATCCTTGCAGGCCAAAGCGAAAAAGGATCTACAGGATATCTGGATGGCGGAAAATCGTGCAGATGCAGAGACGGCTTTTGATCTTTTCATAGAGAAATTTGAGGTTAAATACCCCAAAGCCACGCAATGCCTTGCCAAGGATAGGATCGAACTGTTGGCTTTTTATGACTTTCCTGCTGAGCATTGGGGGCATATCAGAACCACCAATCCAATTGAATCAACCTTTGCAACTGTGCGCCATAGAACAAGGCAAACCAAGAATTGCCTCTCCCGGGATACTGCAATGCCAATGGTCTTCATGCTGATCAAGGCAGCGGAGAAGCGCTGGCAGAAATTGAGAGGCAAAAATCAATTGCCTAAGATAATACAGGGTGTCATCTTCACGAATGGCATCGAGAGTGATGCAAACCAAAATCACGCCGCGTGA
- a CDS encoding nuclease-related domain-containing protein codes for MVHSAVDLPKREIGWTVMIDTKSSIQPKPRSVEEIFEDLRSLAHSNSALHEISNIIYRDWVTTIDVKEERVADSPEQRWSTAKLNNNELLFLIGLMVQSPSKQTYLDQTPNEKFAACADKLFREFHDRMLTDCSSVMDPASNADLGNPESIGLLAREAIYYGAEGFYLHQFPRFTRQRYRNDMDWLLSHVGISIRPMIEIAEFLASKINEQMTLIGHRRKEGHQFSNGDLTNSLLIAKSEVREKFGNKADAFFEKFVTPITSSNLGFTTPFAVNDISIAPIIELEDHLYITSQYRLFQSLYESPFFWMMADKTYRNTHSKHRGEFLEETTTELLRAVFGPDNVFENVTIERDSRGFGGEIDVLVNYGEFVLVIQAKSKRVTQKARSGDAEALRTDFNGAIQAPYRQALECIKLIKSGAKCVAKDGRQPEIHNLPRFFPMVVLSDTFPASTLLSRSMLQETEENCVPVIWDIGMLDCIVRLLPNPVELIFYLKSRSDVFSSVLSDSEHNYLGYHIGSKLALPPDYDLMVLERDYAMIVDDFMMSADVGVKAERPIGILERLKIPVITELLNELKHTEPEVSSLAIDLYDFSSSALEEVSQNILDLREEIAKTGKAIKAFSILTGSGGFSYAVVQTFDERSVMAARSIGLKNKYETESDRWYVLVDSVTNKNPIDGLLALTWPWKENLEDAVHSAKAAEIL; via the coding sequence ATGGTGCACTCTGCAGTTGACCTCCCGAAAAGAGAAATTGGCTGGACGGTAATGATTGATACGAAGAGTTCGATACAACCCAAACCTAGATCAGTTGAAGAGATCTTTGAGGATTTGCGCAGTTTGGCTCATTCAAATAGCGCTCTCCATGAAATATCCAACATAATCTATAGGGATTGGGTAACTACAATAGACGTTAAAGAGGAACGTGTCGCAGATAGTCCAGAGCAGCGGTGGTCAACAGCAAAGCTCAACAATAATGAGCTTCTCTTCCTTATTGGGTTGATGGTTCAATCACCGTCTAAGCAAACTTATTTGGATCAAACGCCTAACGAGAAGTTTGCAGCTTGCGCAGATAAGCTATTTCGAGAATTTCATGACCGGATGCTTACTGACTGCAGTTCTGTTATGGATCCAGCATCTAATGCAGATTTAGGTAATCCAGAAAGCATTGGTCTGCTTGCGCGTGAAGCTATCTATTACGGAGCAGAGGGTTTTTATCTGCACCAATTTCCGAGATTTACCAGGCAACGATATCGGAATGATATGGACTGGCTTCTGTCGCATGTCGGAATATCGATCCGCCCTATGATTGAAATTGCAGAATTCCTCGCAAGCAAAATAAATGAACAGATGACGTTAATAGGACATCGTCGCAAGGAAGGACATCAATTTTCAAATGGAGATCTTACGAACAGCTTACTCATAGCGAAATCGGAAGTCCGAGAGAAATTTGGAAACAAAGCAGACGCATTCTTTGAAAAGTTTGTAACACCGATCACTTCTTCAAATTTGGGATTTACAACCCCTTTTGCAGTAAATGACATTTCTATAGCACCAATTATCGAACTTGAAGACCATCTATATATCACGAGTCAGTACAGACTATTTCAAAGCCTCTATGAAAGCCCATTTTTTTGGATGATGGCCGACAAAACGTACAGAAACACTCACTCGAAGCATAGAGGTGAGTTTCTAGAGGAAACGACAACAGAACTCTTACGAGCCGTTTTCGGGCCAGATAATGTCTTCGAAAATGTCACGATCGAGAGGGACAGCAGAGGCTTTGGTGGCGAAATCGATGTGCTCGTGAACTATGGAGAGTTTGTGCTCGTTATTCAGGCTAAGTCTAAGCGAGTGACGCAGAAAGCCCGATCTGGTGATGCTGAAGCTCTTCGAACTGATTTTAACGGTGCAATCCAAGCACCATACCGACAAGCACTTGAGTGTATTAAGCTAATCAAATCCGGAGCAAAGTGTGTTGCAAAAGACGGTAGGCAGCCAGAAATTCATAACCTCCCCCGTTTTTTCCCGATGGTAGTTTTGAGCGATACATTTCCAGCTTCAACGTTACTTTCCCGATCAATGCTACAGGAGACTGAGGAGAACTGTGTGCCGGTCATCTGGGACATAGGCATGTTAGATTGCATAGTACGGTTATTGCCTAACCCAGTTGAACTTATTTTCTATTTGAAGAGCAGATCAGATGTGTTTTCGAGCGTGTTATCGGATAGCGAGCATAACTACCTCGGATATCACATTGGGTCAAAACTTGCTCTACCACCTGATTATGATCTCATGGTTTTGGAACGCGATTATGCAATGATTGTAGATGATTTTATGATGAGTGCTGACGTAGGCGTCAAAGCTGAACGTCCTATTGGTATTCTTGAGCGATTAAAAATTCCAGTAATTACTGAGCTGCTAAATGAGCTAAAGCATACCGAGCCGGAAGTCTCTTCTCTCGCTATCGATCTTTATGATTTTTCGAGCTCAGCGTTAGAAGAAGTATCCCAAAATATCTTAGATTTACGAGAAGAGATTGCGAAGACAGGGAAAGCTATCAAAGCATTTTCGATATTGACTGGCAGTGGTGGCTTTTCATACGCAGTAGTGCAGACCTTCGATGAAAGATCAGTGATGGCGGCACGCTCAATTGGCCTGAAAAATAAATATGAGACTGAGAGTGACCGGTGGTACGTTTTGGTCGACAGTGTGACAAATAAAAATCCAATCGATGGGCTTCTAGCATTGACTTGGCCATGGAAGGAAAACTTGGAGGATGCGGTGCATTCGGCCAAGGCCGCCGAGATATTGTAA